The Sphingomonas sinipercae genome contains a region encoding:
- a CDS encoding FAD-binding oxidoreductase, whose amino-acid sequence MQAFIDAVRNAIGDKAVVTDRQDIEPWLTDWRGRYRGEAPAMLSPANRQEVQSIVALAAEHGVPLVPQGGNTSMVGGATPPEEGSAVILSLRRMNRLPSISAEDNLAVAEAGMILSDLHDAAAAAGRRFPLTLGSRGSCTVGGLAATNAGGTQVLRFGTMRELVAGVEAVLADGSVHDGLAALKKDNRGYDLNQLLIGSEGTIGVITAVALRLVPAVAVRAVGWAGVADPQAALRLLRFFEQRTDAVEGFELIAGDSLALVLNHIPGTRAPLTGSHRWHVLIEATAADAASDPAQMLQDVLGQAMEAGMVEDATISANEAQAEAFWRIRDSISEAERAEGPTTAHDISVPIAAMPDFIVESSRTVEQAFPGAVASAFGHLGDGNVHFHVRAGSRVGPDWMAAEAPAVTRLVHDLVVAAGGSISAEHGIGQMKRDELERLAAPGDLAAMRAIKRALDPRGIFNPGKLVD is encoded by the coding sequence ATGCAGGCCTTTATCGACGCCGTCCGGAACGCGATTGGCGACAAGGCGGTCGTGACCGACCGGCAAGACATCGAACCGTGGCTGACCGACTGGCGGGGGCGATATCGCGGCGAAGCGCCTGCGATGCTGTCACCCGCCAACCGCCAAGAGGTGCAGTCGATCGTTGCCTTGGCGGCCGAGCATGGCGTTCCCCTTGTCCCTCAGGGTGGGAACACCTCGATGGTCGGCGGGGCAACGCCGCCGGAGGAAGGTTCTGCCGTCATCCTGTCACTGAGGCGGATGAACCGGCTGCCGTCGATCAGCGCCGAAGACAATCTGGCGGTTGCGGAAGCGGGAATGATCCTGTCCGACCTGCACGACGCCGCCGCGGCGGCCGGCCGTCGCTTTCCGCTGACGCTCGGGTCGCGCGGCAGTTGCACGGTAGGCGGACTGGCCGCGACCAATGCCGGCGGGACGCAAGTCCTTCGGTTCGGGACGATGCGGGAGCTGGTCGCCGGGGTCGAGGCGGTGCTTGCCGACGGGTCGGTCCATGACGGCCTGGCCGCGCTCAAGAAGGATAATCGGGGCTACGATCTCAACCAGCTGCTGATCGGGTCGGAAGGGACGATTGGGGTCATTACCGCCGTCGCGCTGCGGCTGGTGCCCGCTGTGGCTGTGCGGGCGGTTGGCTGGGCCGGGGTGGCTGACCCACAGGCCGCCTTGCGCCTGCTCCGTTTCTTCGAGCAGCGGACCGACGCTGTCGAAGGATTCGAATTGATTGCCGGGGATTCGCTGGCTCTCGTCCTCAATCACATTCCTGGCACGCGCGCACCGCTTACCGGCAGTCACCGGTGGCATGTGCTGATCGAAGCGACTGCGGCCGATGCGGCGTCGGATCCTGCGCAAATGCTCCAGGATGTGCTCGGCCAGGCGATGGAGGCCGGCATGGTCGAGGATGCGACGATTTCGGCCAATGAGGCGCAGGCCGAAGCCTTCTGGCGCATTCGCGACAGCATCTCGGAAGCCGAGCGCGCCGAAGGGCCGACGACCGCCCACGACATCTCCGTGCCGATTGCCGCAATGCCGGATTTCATCGTCGAATCGTCAAGGACGGTAGAGCAAGCCTTTCCCGGCGCGGTCGCCAGCGCGTTCGGCCACCTTGGCGACGGCAACGTCCACTTCCATGTCCGCGCCGGCAGCCGGGTCGGCCCAGACTGGATGGCGGCGGAAGCGCCGGCAGTGACCCGCCTGGTGCATGACCTGGTCGTCGCCGCCGGCGGATCGATCTCAGCCGAGCACGGTATCGGCCAGATGAAGCGCGACGAATTGGAACGCCTCGCCGCGCCCGGGGACCTTGCGGCGATGCGCGCAATCAAGCGCGCCCTGGATCCGCGCGGAATCTTCAACCCCGGCAAGCTCGTCGACTAG
- the purQ gene encoding phosphoribosylformylglycinamidine synthase subunit PurQ translates to MKTAVIVFPGSNCDRDLAVALESVTGRAPAMVWHAETALPDGVDLIGIPGGFSYGDYLRSGAMAARSAIMREVSNAAGRGVPVLGICNGFQVLTETGLLPGALMRNAALNFVSRPVALTVENSQSLFTSGYQSGETVHIPVAHHDGNYQADPETLDRLEQSSRVAFRYAEPVNGSARNIAGILNDAGNVLGMMPHPERAIEAAHGNTDGRRLFEGLLETVA, encoded by the coding sequence ATGAAGACCGCGGTCATCGTCTTTCCCGGGTCCAACTGCGACAGGGACCTGGCGGTCGCGCTCGAATCGGTGACGGGCCGCGCTCCGGCAATGGTCTGGCACGCGGAAACAGCCCTGCCCGACGGCGTCGACCTGATCGGCATTCCGGGCGGCTTTTCCTACGGCGATTATTTGCGGTCGGGCGCGATGGCCGCGCGATCGGCGATCATGCGCGAAGTTTCCAATGCGGCGGGACGCGGCGTTCCGGTGCTCGGCATCTGCAACGGTTTCCAGGTGCTCACCGAAACCGGCCTCCTGCCCGGGGCGCTGATGCGCAACGCAGCGCTCAACTTCGTCTCCCGACCGGTCGCGCTGACCGTGGAAAACAGCCAATCCCTGTTCACGAGCGGCTATCAAAGCGGAGAGACGGTGCACATTCCGGTCGCTCACCACGACGGCAATTACCAGGCCGATCCGGAAACGCTCGACCGGCTTGAACAATCGAGCCGGGTCGCCTTCCGCTACGCGGAGCCGGTCAATGGATCGGCGCGCAACATCGCCGGAATCCTCAACGACGCGGGCAATGTCCTTGGGATGATGCCGCACCCGGAACGGGCGATCGAAGCGGCGCACGGCAACACCGACGGCCGCCGGCTGTTCGAAGGATTGCTGGAAACGGTTGCCTAG
- the purS gene encoding phosphoribosylformylglycinamidine synthase subunit PurS produces MKARVFVTLKPGVLDPQGKAIHHALEGLGFDGVNEVRAGKLIELDLADGTGDDAIESMCRKLLANTVIENFRIERLP; encoded by the coding sequence ATGAAGGCACGCGTCTTTGTCACGCTCAAACCCGGCGTTCTCGACCCGCAAGGCAAGGCGATCCACCACGCCCTGGAGGGCTTGGGATTCGACGGGGTCAATGAGGTTCGCGCCGGCAAGCTGATCGAGCTCGACCTTGCCGACGGCACCGGCGACGATGCCATCGAATCGATGTGCCGCAAGCTGCTTGCCAACACCGTGATCGAAAACTTCCGGATCGAACGGCTGCCCTAA
- a CDS encoding PaaI family thioesterase — MLGYVAQVQDRPPYAELLNVEVERGDGEIIVNMPFADDVVGRPGFLHGGAIAGLLEIAAFTALREKLANDSVRMKPVTVTVDYMRPGSGHPTRASAHVQRLGTNIANVEAFAWQKDRDEPIATARINFLLERGPDA; from the coding sequence ATGCTGGGCTATGTCGCGCAGGTGCAGGATCGCCCGCCTTATGCCGAGTTGCTGAATGTCGAGGTTGAACGCGGTGACGGCGAAATCATCGTCAACATGCCGTTCGCGGACGACGTCGTCGGGCGGCCGGGCTTCCTCCATGGGGGCGCCATTGCCGGCCTGCTGGAGATCGCCGCGTTCACGGCGCTTCGGGAGAAGCTGGCGAACGATTCCGTCCGGATGAAGCCGGTCACGGTGACGGTCGACTATATGCGGCCCGGGTCGGGCCACCCGACGCGGGCTTCGGCGCATGTCCAGCGGCTTGGGACGAATATCGCGAATGTCGAGGCCTTCGCCTGGCAGAAGGACCGCGACGAACCGATCGCGACGGCACGCATCAATTTCCTGCTGGAGCGTGGGCCCGACGCCTAA
- a CDS encoding 2OG-Fe(II) oxygenase has translation MPPSQSLIQVQSLASAGRIAEAAAALVAAADRNDGDALFELALWRISGQIIRRDTAAARTLMGRAADAGHLEAKLYFAHFLANGTGGEPDWQRARQLLEGLRGQHPRADEQLDLLRGMSIGDDGEPATDAKLETLSEKPLVRRLADFLSADECAYLMRRAAPRLTPSVVIDRATGRSHPHPVRRSDGTFFGVTEEDLVVNAINRRIAAATGTKPVQAEPLQIIHYSKGGEFRPHVDTGAPGGNQRIVTAVVYLTDDYEGGETRFMKTGLSFRGRVGELLTWRNVTAAGQPDPQTEHAGMPVTAGTKQIASRWIWAKPPVFPPPTPAVPNL, from the coding sequence ATGCCGCCGTCCCAGTCGCTCATCCAGGTGCAATCTTTAGCCTCCGCCGGGCGTATCGCGGAGGCGGCCGCGGCCTTGGTTGCGGCTGCCGACCGCAACGACGGGGACGCCCTCTTCGAACTGGCGCTCTGGCGGATTTCAGGGCAGATCATTCGGCGGGACACGGCGGCTGCGCGGACCTTGATGGGGCGAGCGGCCGATGCCGGCCACTTGGAGGCGAAGCTCTACTTCGCCCATTTTCTGGCGAACGGCACAGGCGGCGAGCCGGATTGGCAGCGGGCGCGCCAGTTGCTGGAGGGCTTGCGCGGGCAACACCCGCGCGCGGATGAGCAACTCGACCTGCTGCGCGGCATGAGCATCGGCGATGACGGCGAGCCCGCTACCGACGCCAAGCTCGAAACGTTGAGCGAGAAGCCTTTGGTGCGCCGGCTCGCGGACTTTTTAAGCGCGGATGAGTGCGCATATCTGATGCGCCGGGCGGCCCCGCGCCTGACGCCCTCGGTGGTGATCGACCGGGCCACCGGCCGCAGCCATCCGCATCCAGTCCGCCGGTCGGACGGGACGTTCTTTGGCGTGACCGAAGAGGATCTGGTGGTGAACGCGATCAACCGCCGGATTGCTGCCGCGACCGGCACGAAGCCGGTCCAGGCGGAGCCGCTGCAGATCATCCATTATTCCAAAGGGGGTGAGTTCCGGCCGCATGTCGACACCGGCGCGCCTGGCGGCAATCAGCGCATCGTGACCGCCGTCGTCTATCTGACCGACGATTACGAAGGCGGCGAAACCCGCTTCATGAAAACGGGGCTAAGCTTCCGCGGCCGCGTCGGTGAACTCCTGACCTGGCGTAACGTCACGGCTGCCGGCCAGCCGGACCCGCAGACGGAACATGCCGGGATGCCGGTGACCGCCGGCACCAAGCAGATTGCGTCGCGCTGGATTTGGGCAAAGCCACCGGTCTTCCCGCCGCCGACACCGGCCGTGCCCAACCTGTGA
- a CDS encoding acyl-CoA dehydrogenase family protein — protein MDFDLTDRQRHYRDRVRAFVEDYIRPRTADYQAQHSGGDRWQPIAVIEELKPKARAAGLWNLFMPPAPAVPQVDETFQFEGEQLTNLEYALCAEEMGRIPWASEVFNCSAPDTGNMEVLHRYGTREQKEQWLAPLMRGEIRSAFLMTEPGVASSDATNIECSIALAGNAYAINGRKWWSSGAGDPRCKVAIVMGKTDPDAPSHKQQSMILVPLDADGITIERHLTVYGYDDAPHGHMEIELSDVRVPPANMLLGEGRGFDIAQGRLGPGRIHHCMRTIGAAEEALELMCKRLQSRTAFGKRLSEHSIWEQRVAEARIEIEATRLLCLKAADVMDRAGNKAAKGEIAMIKVKAPNMALKVIDDAVQAFGAAGVGQDTPLAMSWAHIRTLRLADGPDEVHNRAIALMEFKRHASAPE, from the coding sequence ATGGACTTCGACTTAACCGACCGGCAGCGCCATTATCGCGACCGGGTCCGCGCCTTCGTCGAAGACTATATCCGGCCCCGCACCGCGGATTATCAAGCGCAACATTCGGGTGGCGACCGGTGGCAGCCGATCGCGGTCATTGAAGAGCTGAAGCCGAAGGCGCGTGCCGCCGGGTTGTGGAACCTGTTCATGCCACCCGCGCCCGCGGTTCCGCAGGTCGACGAAACCTTCCAGTTCGAGGGCGAGCAACTCACCAATCTCGAATATGCGCTGTGCGCCGAGGAGATGGGGCGCATTCCCTGGGCCAGCGAAGTCTTCAATTGCTCCGCGCCCGACACGGGCAACATGGAAGTGCTGCACCGCTACGGCACGCGCGAGCAGAAAGAACAATGGCTGGCGCCGCTGATGCGCGGGGAGATTCGATCCGCCTTCCTGATGACCGAGCCGGGCGTCGCTTCATCGGATGCGACGAATATCGAATGCAGCATTGCGCTGGCCGGCAACGCCTATGCGATCAACGGCCGCAAATGGTGGTCGTCCGGGGCAGGCGACCCGCGCTGCAAAGTCGCGATCGTCATGGGCAAGACCGACCCGGACGCGCCCTCGCACAAGCAGCAGTCGATGATCCTGGTGCCGCTCGACGCCGATGGAATCACCATCGAGCGTCACCTGACGGTGTACGGTTATGACGACGCGCCGCACGGACACATGGAAATCGAGCTCAGCGACGTTCGCGTGCCTCCAGCAAACATGCTGCTTGGGGAGGGCAGGGGATTCGACATTGCGCAGGGGCGCCTAGGGCCGGGGCGGATCCATCATTGCATGCGCACCATCGGTGCGGCGGAAGAAGCGCTGGAGCTGATGTGCAAGCGGCTGCAAAGCCGCACCGCTTTCGGCAAGCGATTGTCCGAGCACAGCATCTGGGAGCAGCGCGTGGCCGAGGCCCGGATCGAAATCGAGGCGACGCGGCTGCTGTGCCTGAAAGCGGCGGACGTCATGGACCGCGCCGGCAACAAGGCGGCCAAGGGCGAAATCGCGATGATCAAGGTCAAGGCGCCGAATATGGCGCTGAAGGTCATCGACGATGCGGTGCAGGCGTTCGGCGCGGCTGGCGTCGGGCAAGATACGCCGCTCGCGATGTCATGGGCGCATATCCGCACGCTGCGGCTGGCCGATGGCCCGGACGAAGTGCACAATCGCGCCATCGCGCTGATGGAGTTCAAGCGGCACGCGTCAGCGCCGGAATGA
- the ctrA gene encoding response regulator transcription factor CtrA, whose protein sequence is MRVLLIEDEPTTAKSIELMLGIEGFNVYTTDLGEEGLDLGKLYDYDIILLDLNLPDMHGYDVLKKLRNSKVSTPVLILSGVGEMDSKVRALGFGADDYVTKPFHRDELVARIHAIVRRSKGHSQSVIRTGKLAVNLDAKTVEVDSARVHLTGKEYAMLELLSLRKGTTLTKEMFLNHLYGGMDEPELKIIDVFICKLRKKLSLACGGANYIETVWGRGYVLRDPDSEELPEPIAAVA, encoded by the coding sequence ATGCGGGTCTTGCTGATTGAGGACGAGCCGACGACGGCCAAGAGCATCGAGCTGATGCTCGGCATCGAAGGCTTCAATGTCTATACCACCGACCTGGGGGAAGAAGGCCTCGATCTGGGCAAGCTGTATGATTACGATATCATCCTGCTCGACCTGAACCTGCCCGACATGCACGGCTATGACGTGCTCAAGAAGCTGCGCAATTCAAAGGTTTCGACGCCGGTCCTGATCCTTTCCGGCGTTGGCGAAATGGACAGCAAGGTTCGCGCGCTGGGCTTCGGCGCCGACGATTACGTCACCAAGCCTTTCCACCGCGACGAACTGGTCGCCCGCATTCATGCCATTGTCCGCCGTTCGAAGGGCCATTCGCAGTCGGTCATCCGCACCGGCAAGCTGGCCGTGAACCTGGATGCCAAGACCGTAGAGGTCGACAGCGCCCGAGTGCACCTGACCGGCAAGGAATATGCGATGCTGGAGCTGTTGTCGCTCCGCAAGGGCACGACCCTGACCAAGGAAATGTTCCTCAACCACCTGTACGGCGGGATGGACGAGCCCGAGCTCAAGATCATCGACGTCTTCATCTGCAAGCTGCGCAAGAAGCTGAGCCTGGCCTGCGGCGGCGCCAATTATATCGAGACGGTCTGGGGCCGCGGCTACGTGCTTCGCGATCCGGATTCGGAAGAACTGCCGGAGCCGATCGCGGCCGTCGCTTAA
- the arfB gene encoding alternative ribosome rescue aminoacyl-tRNA hydrolase ArfB codes for MKAEDVFIPEEALSEAFLAATGPGGQNVNKVATAVQLRVNLEQLRLPCQVLERLKVIAGSKVTSGGELLITARRFRTQDSNRTDARVRLAQMIADAHIVRPKRKPTRPSRSARAKRVDSKKQRGAVKQARGRVTEH; via the coding sequence ATGAAAGCGGAAGACGTCTTTATCCCGGAGGAGGCGCTTAGCGAGGCGTTCCTGGCGGCAACTGGACCGGGCGGACAGAACGTCAACAAAGTCGCCACTGCGGTCCAGCTTCGCGTCAACTTGGAGCAGCTTCGTTTACCTTGCCAGGTGTTGGAGCGGCTGAAAGTCATCGCCGGGTCGAAAGTCACTTCGGGCGGGGAATTGCTGATTACTGCCCGCCGCTTTCGCACGCAGGATTCCAACCGCACCGACGCGCGTGTCCGGCTGGCGCAGATGATTGCCGATGCCCATATCGTGAGGCCGAAGCGAAAGCCGACGCGCCCCAGCCGGTCGGCCAGGGCCAAGCGGGTGGATTCGAAGAAGCAGCGCGGGGCGGTAAAGCAGGCCCGCGGCAGAGTGACGGAACATTAG
- a CDS encoding GAF domain-containing protein, protein MYDFKIETGDAPAMYADLALALEGLTSGEPDAIANMANAAALIWETLPDLNWAGFYRNVGAELVVGPFQGRPACIRIPFGSGVCGAAAATQQVQRVDDVNAFPGHIACDAASASELVVPIVRDGELLAVLDLDSPRPGRFSADDEAGCVRLAEILARVL, encoded by the coding sequence ATGTACGACTTCAAGATTGAAACCGGTGACGCGCCCGCGATGTATGCGGATCTCGCGCTGGCGCTCGAAGGCCTTACCAGCGGCGAGCCCGATGCGATTGCCAATATGGCCAATGCGGCCGCGCTGATCTGGGAAACGCTTCCGGACCTCAATTGGGCCGGCTTCTATCGCAATGTCGGCGCTGAGCTAGTCGTCGGGCCTTTCCAGGGGCGCCCGGCCTGCATTCGAATCCCGTTCGGCAGCGGTGTGTGCGGTGCGGCAGCCGCAACCCAGCAGGTCCAGCGGGTCGACGACGTCAACGCGTTCCCCGGTCACATCGCCTGCGACGCCGCAAGCGCAAGCGAACTGGTCGTCCCGATCGTCCGCGATGGTGAGCTGCTGGCGGTCCTCGACCTCGACAGCCCCAGGCCCGGGCGATTTAGTGCCGACGATGAAGCCGGCTGCGTCCGCCTCGCGGAAATCCTTGCCCGCGTGCTTTAG
- a CDS encoding universal stress protein: MAGGRTYLVVIDDSAEARVALRFAARRAVKTGGHVEVLAVVAPQDFVQWGGVQAAMEEDQQLRIEGIVSAAVGELFDEAGIKPEIVLRQGDAVKIVRDYLTSRDDIAALVLGAAPSGSPGELVSHFAGKDAGTLACPVMIIPGGLSDERLELLS, translated from the coding sequence ATGGCAGGGGGCCGCACTTATCTGGTCGTGATCGACGACAGCGCCGAAGCGCGCGTGGCGCTGCGCTTCGCCGCTCGCCGCGCGGTCAAGACCGGCGGGCATGTCGAAGTGCTGGCCGTGGTCGCGCCGCAGGATTTCGTCCAATGGGGCGGCGTCCAGGCGGCGATGGAAGAAGACCAGCAGCTGCGCATCGAAGGCATCGTCAGCGCTGCCGTGGGCGAGCTGTTCGACGAAGCAGGGATCAAGCCGGAAATCGTGCTCCGCCAGGGGGACGCGGTGAAAATCGTGCGCGATTACCTGACCAGCCGCGACGATATTGCGGCGCTGGTGCTTGGAGCGGCGCCGAGCGGGAGCCCGGGCGAGCTCGTGTCGCACTTCGCGGGCAAGGATGCCGGCACGCTCGCCTGCCCGGTGATGATCATCCCGGGCGGGTTGTCGGACGAACGGCTCGAACTGCTCAGCTAA
- a CDS encoding pyruvate dehydrogenase complex dihydrolipoamide acetyltransferase has product MPIELKMPALSPTMEEGTLAKWLVKEGDEVTSGDILAEIETDKATMEFEAVDEGTIAKILVAEGSDGVKVGTPIAILACEGEDASSASATPAPAAAPKPEADPAKAPTPEPEVKGYGTNPGEDKKIAQAAPQPQAKSGGDRVKASPLARRIAEAQGVELSGITGSGPGGRIVKADIEGKAGSPAQATAKAGPVASAATAETDIPHEAVKLSNMRKTIARRLTEAKQTIPHIYLTVDIQLDALLKLRGELNKGLESRGVKLSVNDLLIKALAQALIEVPECNVSFAGDSLIKYSRADISVAVSIPGGLITPIVAGADGKSVSAIATEIKELAGRAKEGKLQPHEYQGGTASLSNMGMYGIKQFDAVINPPQAMIMAIGAGEKRPYVINDSLQIATVMSATGSFDHRAIDGADGARLMQAFKRLVENPLGMLA; this is encoded by the coding sequence ATGCCAATCGAGCTTAAAATGCCGGCCCTGTCCCCGACGATGGAAGAGGGCACCCTTGCCAAATGGCTGGTCAAGGAAGGGGACGAGGTGACGTCCGGCGACATTCTTGCCGAGATCGAGACCGACAAGGCGACTATGGAGTTCGAAGCCGTCGACGAGGGCACGATCGCGAAAATCCTCGTCGCCGAGGGAAGCGACGGGGTGAAGGTCGGAACGCCGATCGCCATCCTCGCCTGCGAAGGCGAGGACGCGTCGAGTGCTTCGGCGACTCCGGCTCCGGCGGCAGCGCCCAAGCCCGAAGCTGATCCCGCCAAGGCCCCGACTCCGGAGCCCGAAGTGAAAGGGTACGGGACCAACCCCGGCGAAGACAAAAAGATCGCGCAGGCCGCTCCGCAGCCGCAGGCGAAGTCCGGCGGCGACCGGGTGAAGGCATCGCCCCTGGCCCGGCGCATTGCCGAGGCGCAGGGCGTCGAGCTGTCCGGAATCACCGGCAGCGGTCCCGGCGGGCGAATCGTCAAAGCGGATATCGAGGGCAAGGCCGGCTCCCCGGCGCAAGCGACGGCCAAGGCGGGCCCGGTAGCTAGCGCGGCCACCGCCGAGACCGACATCCCGCACGAAGCGGTCAAGCTGTCGAACATGCGCAAGACCATCGCGCGCCGGCTGACCGAGGCGAAGCAGACGATCCCGCACATTTACCTGACGGTCGATATCCAGCTCGATGCGCTGCTCAAGCTGCGCGGCGAGCTGAACAAGGGGCTGGAGAGCCGCGGCGTGAAGCTGTCGGTGAACGACCTGCTGATCAAGGCGCTGGCCCAGGCACTGATCGAAGTGCCGGAGTGCAATGTCAGTTTCGCGGGCGACAGCCTCATCAAGTACAGCCGCGCCGACATCTCGGTCGCTGTGTCCATCCCGGGCGGGCTGATCACGCCGATCGTGGCGGGCGCCGACGGCAAGAGCGTCTCGGCCATCGCGACCGAGATCAAGGAGCTCGCCGGCCGCGCCAAGGAAGGCAAGCTGCAGCCGCACGAATATCAGGGCGGCACGGCTTCGCTCAGCAACATGGGCATGTACGGGATCAAGCAGTTCGACGCCGTCATCAACCCGCCGCAGGCGATGATCATGGCGATCGGCGCGGGTGAGAAGCGGCCCTACGTGATCAACGACTCGCTCCAGATCGCCACCGTGATGAGCGCCACCGGCAGCTTCGACCACCGCGCCATCGACGGCGCCGACGGCGCGCGGCTGATGCAGGCGTTCAAGCGGCTAGTGGAGAATCCTCTGGGAATGCTTGCTTGA
- a CDS encoding acyl-CoA thioesterase — protein MDGLGMTRDNPHIRVTAMPADTNPYGGVFGGWLMSQMGLACGSFASKHSKGKAILVAADALKFPGAMAVGDELSVELLKQGRTSMRLRAQAVARERDGEAEKVVAEGELTFVALGSDDRPREIAPA, from the coding sequence GTGGATGGACTGGGCATGACCCGCGACAATCCGCACATCCGAGTCACAGCAATGCCCGCCGACACCAACCCCTATGGCGGCGTCTTCGGCGGCTGGTTGATGAGCCAGATGGGCCTGGCGTGCGGATCGTTCGCCTCCAAGCACAGCAAGGGGAAGGCGATCCTGGTTGCCGCGGACGCCCTGAAGTTTCCCGGCGCGATGGCGGTTGGCGATGAGCTTAGCGTCGAACTGCTGAAGCAGGGGCGCACGTCGATGCGGCTGCGGGCACAAGCGGTCGCGCGGGAGCGTGACGGCGAGGCGGAGAAAGTCGTGGCGGAGGGCGAACTCACCTTCGTCGCACTGGGGTCCGACGATCGGCCTCGGGAAATCGCCCCCGCTTAA
- the astD gene encoding succinylglutamate-semialdehyde dehydrogenase, with protein sequence MPEQLISTEPATGKQLWAGPPGEAGAEVAAARAAAAEWARRSPSYRMETLRRFANVVRKKEQAFATLIARETGKPFWEAQTEVGAVVNKVEISINAFAERTPKRTVEAAMGNKVIVQHKPHGVLAVLGPYNFPAHLPNGHIVPALIAGNAVVFKPSEKTPATGEFLVRCYHEAGVPKGVVRLLVGGPDEGRALAEQADIDGLLFTGSARAGMALHKQFAETPHKILALELGGNNPMVVWNAKDIEAAAAIVAQSGYLSAGQRCTAARRLIVEDGKQGPLLDALTALIDRMIVDEPFAEPPPFMGPVIDNAAADHLQEQWVELMIRGGKPIRRLDRPFEDRPYLTPALIDVTDVRDRPDEELFGPVIQLIRVKSFDDAIAEANNTRFGLAASLLGGSPEQFERFWSEVRAGVINWNKPTNGAPSNAPFGGVGLSGNHRPSAFYAADYCAYPVTSVQGTSIRGGIAQGLRDPNMQED encoded by the coding sequence ATGCCCGAACAACTGATTTCGACCGAACCGGCCACCGGCAAGCAGCTTTGGGCCGGACCGCCCGGCGAGGCTGGCGCCGAGGTTGCGGCGGCGCGAGCCGCGGCGGCTGAGTGGGCAAGGCGCTCCCCGTCCTACCGGATGGAGACGCTGCGCCGCTTTGCCAACGTCGTGCGCAAGAAGGAGCAGGCGTTCGCGACACTGATCGCACGCGAGACCGGCAAGCCGTTCTGGGAAGCGCAGACCGAGGTCGGTGCAGTGGTCAACAAGGTCGAGATTTCGATCAATGCCTTCGCCGAGCGCACGCCCAAGCGGACCGTCGAAGCGGCGATGGGCAACAAGGTCATCGTCCAGCACAAGCCGCATGGCGTGCTGGCGGTGCTCGGGCCCTACAATTTCCCCGCGCACCTGCCGAACGGGCACATCGTCCCGGCGCTGATCGCGGGCAACGCGGTGGTCTTCAAGCCATCGGAAAAGACACCCGCGACCGGCGAATTCCTCGTCCGATGCTACCACGAGGCGGGCGTTCCCAAAGGCGTCGTCCGGTTGCTGGTCGGCGGCCCCGACGAGGGCCGGGCGCTGGCCGAGCAGGCGGACATCGACGGCCTGCTCTTCACCGGCTCGGCGCGGGCCGGGATGGCGTTGCACAAGCAGTTCGCCGAGACTCCGCACAAGATTCTGGCGCTGGAGCTGGGCGGCAACAACCCGATGGTCGTATGGAACGCCAAGGACATCGAGGCCGCCGCCGCCATCGTCGCCCAATCCGGCTATCTCAGCGCCGGGCAACGCTGCACCGCCGCGCGGCGGCTGATCGTCGAGGATGGCAAGCAAGGGCCGTTGCTGGACGCGCTGACCGCGCTGATCGACCGGATGATCGTCGACGAGCCGTTCGCCGAACCGCCGCCGTTCATGGGGCCGGTGATCGACAATGCCGCCGCCGACCACTTGCAGGAGCAGTGGGTGGAGCTGATGATCAGGGGCGGCAAGCCGATCCGTCGTCTCGACCGTCCGTTCGAGGATCGCCCTTACTTGACCCCCGCCCTGATCGACGTGACCGATGTCCGCGATCGGCCGGACGAGGAGCTTTTCGGGCCGGTGATCCAGCTGATCCGGGTGAAGAGCTTCGACGATGCGATCGCGGAGGCGAACAACACTCGCTTCGGCCTGGCGGCGAGCCTGCTGGGCGGCAGCCCGGAACAGTTCGAGCGCTTCTGGAGCGAGGTCCGCGCCGGGGTCATCAACTGGAACAAGCCGACCAACGGCGCCCCGTCCAACGCCCCATTCGGCGGCGTCGGCCTGTCGGGTAATCATCGCCCAAGCGCCTTTTATGCCGCCGATTATTGCGCTTATCCGGTGACCAGCGTGCAGGGCACGAGCATTCGCGGCGGCATCGCCCAGGGCCTGCGCGATCCGAACATGCAGGAAGATTAA